The Planococcus halocryophilus nucleotide sequence AGGAGCGGTAGCGCAACCATGAATACGATTCAGAAAAAAATCTGGATGCTGGCACTCGTGGTACTGGCGATGATGATCGCCATCTGGCTGACGCTAACTTTCTACAACCAAAAAATACAGACCCAATACAATGACATTCTGCAACGATACTTGCAGATGAATGAAGTCACCAGCGATAGTCAGCAAATGGTGACCGATTTGAATAATTATTTATTGATGCCATCGCAAGCTACGCAGAGTCAACTTGAAAATAGCAGAGAACAGCTTCTTGAAGTCCAGTCGACGGTCTATGAATTGAGGAATGTAGAAAATGAATTTGCATTAACCAATTACAGCCACCTCATTAGCAGTTTTGTAGAAACCGTGGATCGTTCCATCCGTTTTCAAGAACAAGAAGCCACTGAAGCATCTTTAAAGGAATTTACTGAAGCCACCAGAATTTCCATGTATATATCAGAAATGACGTTAACTATTATTGATACAGAGCTAAAAACATACGAACGGTTTTACAGAGGGATTATTGACCAATCTGCAGAATTGAAAAAACTAGGAGTCTGGTTGTTGTTGTTAATTACAGCGGTACTGGTACTGTTCACGTATTTGTTTTCATTGAGCATTACCAAACCGATTCATCAATTGACAAAAGCTGCGAATGAATTGGCCAAAGGGCGTTTTGATCAAGCCATTCATGTGGACACCAATGACGAAATTTCGTTTTTGGCTAAAACTTTCGACCATATGCGAGGCAACATAAATGCGATGATTTTGGAAATTCAGCAAAAAGCACAATTGGAAAGCGAGCTGCAAGACAGCAAATTATTGCTCCAGCAGAGCCAGTTACTCAATTTGCAAAGTCAAATCAATCCCCATTTTCTATTCAATACCTTGAACACATTATCCAAAAAAGCTTATTTGGATGGGGCTGAAGAAACCAGTGACTTGTTAGTCAGTGTGGCTAGCTTGCTGCGCTATAACTTAAAGCGTATGGACCGAGCCGTGACTTTGGCAGAAGAAGCATTTGTCTTGCGTCAATACATGGAAATTCAAAAAGCCCGATTTAGCGACCGGCTGCAGTTTTTTACGGAACTGGATGCTGCTTGTTTGAATTTGCAGATTCCAGGACTGACACTCCAGCCACTGATTGAAAATGCAGTGATTCATGCAATCGAACCAGAAGAAGATGGCGGCCATATTTGGTTTCGCATTAAAGAGGTTAATGCAGAAGTGTGGATAGAAATTGAAGACAATGGCAAAGGCATGGACCAGGAAAAAAGGTTGCAGTTGCTTGACGGAGCCATCACACCGGTTGAAGGCCACTCGACCGGAATCGGGTTTACCAA carries:
- a CDS encoding sensor histidine kinase, with amino-acid sequence MNTIQKKIWMLALVVLAMMIAIWLTLTFYNQKIQTQYNDILQRYLQMNEVTSDSQQMVTDLNNYLLMPSQATQSQLENSREQLLEVQSTVYELRNVENEFALTNYSHLISSFVETVDRSIRFQEQEATEASLKEFTEATRISMYISEMTLTIIDTELKTYERFYRGIIDQSAELKKLGVWLLLLITAVLVLFTYLFSLSITKPIHQLTKAANELAKGRFDQAIHVDTNDEISFLAKTFDHMRGNINAMILEIQQKAQLESELQDSKLLLQQSQLLNLQSQINPHFLFNTLNTLSKKAYLDGAEETSDLLVSVASLLRYNLKRMDRAVTLAEEAFVLRQYMEIQKARFSDRLQFFTELDAACLNLQIPGLTLQPLIENAVIHAIEPEEDGGHIWFRIKEVNAEVWIEIEDNGKGMDQEKRLQLLDGAITPVEGHSTGIGFTNVVKRLQLFYGKEDLVTIESEVGQGTKIILKLPKVRGTANHD